From a single Micromonospora carbonacea genomic region:
- a CDS encoding heavy metal translocating P-type ATPase encodes MAHDAHANRTGHPTHVGHPTHAERDNHAGHGGHDKHAGHDPEMFRRRFWACLALTLPIVVTSHMVMDWFGYSLEFPGRALVGPVLGSAVFWWGGWPFLVGAVRELRDRAPGMMLLIAMAISVAYVASLATSAGAFDLDFWWELAALVTIMLLGHWQEMRAIGQARGALAALAALLPDDAERVRPDGGTERVPVAGLRVGDVLLVRPGGRVPADGRVVDGDAELDESMITGESRPVTRSAGDRVVAGTVATDSAIRVEVEATGEETTLAGIQRMVAEAQRSSGRAQVLADRFAAWLFYVATATAVLTVVVWSALGDPDEAVVRTVTVLVIACPHALGLAIPLVIALSTAVAARSGILVKDRLALERMRTVDAVLFDKTGTLTRGEHAVTGVAAAAGTSEDELLRLAAGVEADSEHPLARAIVAAAEQRGGHPPATGFRALPGRGVRATIDGTEYAVGGPALLRELGAGLPAELEQATAGWAGRGAAVLHLVRLPGTVLGAFALADEARPEAREAIAELRAQGIRTIAMITGDARAVADAVAADLGFRPGVDEVFAEVLPADKDGKVTELQRRGLTVAMVGDGVNDAPALARADVGIAIGAGTDVAIESAGVVLASSDPRGVAAVARLSRASYRKMVQNLAWAAGYNVVALPLAAGVLAWAGVALSPAVGAILMSASTIVVALNAQLLRRVRLTPG; translated from the coding sequence ATGGCCCACGACGCGCACGCCAATCGCACCGGGCACCCCACCCATGTCGGGCACCCCACCCATGCCGAGCGCGACAACCATGCCGGGCACGGCGGGCACGACAAGCACGCCGGGCACGACCCGGAGATGTTCCGCCGCCGGTTCTGGGCCTGCCTCGCGTTGACCCTGCCGATCGTCGTCACCAGCCACATGGTGATGGACTGGTTCGGCTACTCGCTGGAGTTCCCCGGCCGGGCCCTGGTCGGCCCGGTGCTCGGCTCGGCGGTCTTCTGGTGGGGCGGGTGGCCGTTCCTGGTCGGCGCGGTCCGGGAGCTGCGCGACCGGGCACCGGGCATGATGCTGCTCATCGCGATGGCGATCAGCGTGGCATACGTCGCGTCGCTGGCCACCAGCGCCGGCGCGTTCGACCTCGACTTCTGGTGGGAGCTGGCGGCGCTGGTCACCATCATGCTGCTCGGGCACTGGCAGGAGATGAGGGCGATCGGCCAGGCCCGGGGCGCCCTCGCGGCGCTGGCCGCGCTGCTGCCCGACGACGCGGAGCGGGTCCGCCCGGACGGCGGCACCGAGCGGGTCCCGGTCGCCGGGCTGCGCGTCGGCGACGTGCTGCTGGTCCGGCCGGGCGGTCGGGTGCCGGCCGACGGCCGGGTCGTCGACGGCGACGCCGAGCTGGACGAATCCATGATCACGGGCGAGTCCCGCCCGGTCACCCGGTCGGCCGGCGACCGGGTGGTGGCGGGCACGGTGGCCACGGATTCGGCGATCCGGGTCGAGGTCGAGGCCACCGGCGAGGAGACCACCCTCGCCGGCATCCAGCGCATGGTCGCCGAGGCGCAGCGCTCCAGCGGCCGGGCCCAGGTGCTCGCCGACCGCTTCGCGGCCTGGCTGTTCTACGTCGCGACCGCCACCGCCGTGCTGACGGTCGTGGTCTGGTCCGCCCTGGGCGACCCCGACGAGGCCGTCGTGCGGACCGTCACGGTGCTGGTCATCGCCTGCCCGCACGCGCTGGGGCTCGCGATCCCGCTGGTCATCGCGCTGTCCACGGCGGTGGCGGCACGCTCCGGTATCCTGGTGAAGGACCGTCTCGCGCTGGAGCGGATGCGCACCGTCGACGCGGTGCTGTTCGACAAGACCGGCACCCTGACCCGGGGCGAACACGCCGTGACCGGCGTCGCGGCCGCCGCCGGCACCAGCGAGGACGAACTGCTGCGGCTGGCCGCCGGCGTCGAGGCGGACAGCGAGCACCCGCTGGCCCGCGCGATCGTCGCCGCCGCCGAGCAGCGCGGCGGGCACCCGCCTGCCACCGGCTTTCGCGCCCTGCCAGGCCGTGGGGTGCGGGCCACGATCGACGGCACGGAATACGCGGTGGGCGGGCCTGCGCTGCTGCGCGAGTTGGGCGCGGGCCTCCCCGCCGAGCTGGAGCAGGCCACCGCCGGCTGGGCGGGGCGGGGGGCCGCCGTGCTGCACCTCGTCCGCCTCCCCGGCACGGTGCTCGGCGCGTTCGCCCTCGCCGACGAAGCACGCCCCGAGGCCCGCGAGGCGATCGCCGAGCTGCGCGCCCAGGGCATCCGGACCATCGCGATGATCACCGGGGACGCCCGGGCGGTGGCCGATGCGGTCGCCGCCGACCTCGGCTTCCGTCCCGGGGTCGACGAGGTCTTCGCGGAGGTGCTGCCGGCCGACAAGGACGGAAAGGTGACCGAGCTGCAACGACGCGGGCTGACCGTGGCGATGGTCGGCGACGGGGTCAACGACGCCCCGGCGCTGGCCCGCGCCGACGTGGGCATCGCCATCGGGGCCGGCACGGACGTGGCGATCGAGTCCGCCGGGGTGGTGCTCGCCTCGTCCGACCCGCGCGGGGTGGCGGCGGTCGCCCGGCTCTCCCGGGCCTCCTACCGCAAGATGGTGCAGAACCTGGCCTGGGCGGCCGGCTACAACGTGGTGGCCCTGCCGCTGGCCGCCGGGGTGCTGGCCTGGGCCGGGGTGGCACTGAGCCCGGCGGTCGGGGCGATCCTGATGTCGGCCTCCACGATCGTCGTGGCGTTGAACGCCCAACTGCTCCGCCGGGTCCGCCTCACCCCCGGCTGA